The following coding sequences lie in one Nycticebus coucang isolate mNycCou1 chromosome 18, mNycCou1.pri, whole genome shotgun sequence genomic window:
- the LOC128571147 gene encoding putative uncharacterized protein FLJ38264: ASQVGTTGVHHNARLGFLFLGLELLRSSYRPASASQSAGITGISHHARPQTKSFPPTGD, translated from the exons gcctcccaagtaggaactacaggtgtccaccacaatgctcggctgggttttctattttta ggtcttgaactcctgaggtcaagctatcgacctgcctccgcctctcagagtgctgggattacaggcataagccaccatgcccggccccagACCAAGTCATTTCCACCCACAGGGGACTAG